acacacacacacacacacacagacaaacaaacacgtacacacagtatgtctgcacacacacacacacacacacacacacacacacgcgcgcgcgcgcgcgcactcacatacacacacccacacacacactctcacaagcacacacacacacacactctcacaagcacacacacacacacacacacacacacacacacacacacacacacacacacacacacacacacacacacacacacaaagcaaatgtAAACAGCCTCACAGCTTCCGATTGACACCCTATCCCTTCACAGCGTCCACACCGAATCCGTTTCACACACGGTTCTTTTCCCTTCAAAGTCAGCCAGCGTCTCCATGGATTATTTCAATTGCAAACTTCCCCGATAAGTGAGACATTTGGCTTAACTGAGCTCAGTTTTGGGCTCAGTGCACGAATATAATTATTTACATATATTGTTAGTAATTATTATTTCCAGTTTGTGATGTAATtcctataaaaaaagaaaaaagaaaaaaaaaaagatagaatctAAAATAAGACCAGGAAAAGATCAGTGTAAAACATTGTCATTCTGATAACCGTagggaagtttatttatttatcgatacatttatttatttatttatctatagatTTATTCATTATGAATagtggtctctctctccccttctttgcTTGGAAGTcatggaggagaaaatatcgacggctgagacgtgattcgaaccagtgcgctcagattttctcgcttctaaggcggacgtgttacctctaggccatcactccacttggcaaTATACTCATCATAGACTCTAGATGTGAGTGCAAGTGAGCAGAAGAATTCCTTAGTAAATACTTTAGATAATATTAATTTTCTGTTCATGTATATATCTTTGAAAACTAATAGTAATAGCTGTTATTGTCTCCTTTCGTAAATTAATAATTTTACGCTATTGTCTTCAtttgggcgagtgtgtgtgtgtgtgtctgtgtgtgagtgtgtgtgtgtgtgtgtgtgtgtgtgtgtgtgtgtgtgtgtgtgtgtgcgtgtgcgcgtgtgtttgtgtgtgtgtgtgtgttgtgttgtgttgtgtgtgttgtgttgtgtgtgtgtgtgtgtgtgtgttgtgttgtgttgtgttgtgttgtgtgtgtgtgtgtgtgtgtgtgtttgtgtgtgtgtgttgtgttgtgttgtgtgtgtgcgtgtgttgtgttgtgtgtgtgtgtgtgtgtgcgcgcgcgcgtgtgtgtttgtgtgtgtgtgttgtgttgtgttgtgttgtgttgtgtgtgtgtgtgtgtgtgtgtgtgtgtgtgtgtgtgtgtgtgtgtgtgtgtttagcatgaAAACTCCGGATCATCGCCGAAGCCCCAACGTGATGTTTTACAAGATAGGTTTGGGAGGAGTGGACACAGACGCCTTCGTGCCCCGCAGAAATATGTACGTGACGAAGGAAACCACGTGGAAAATGAGGACCTTGAAATCTCTCGTCACCACGCTCGATCACACGAACGTGAGTATCCTaccttctctctgtcacacgacagacagcaggattcaACGTTcatgtaccttcttcttcttcttcttctgcgttcactcgtatgcacacgagagggcttttacgtgtatgaccgtttttacccccgccatgtaggcagccatactccgttttcggggatgtgcatgctgggtatgttcttgtttctataacccaccgaacgctgacatgggttacaggatctttaacgtgcgtatttgatcttctgcttgcatatacacacgaaggggtttcaggcactagcaggtctgcacatatgtgggtTAAAATCCAGAGAACTATAAACATACTCGAAACTGACATggaatgttcgtgtgtgtgtgtgtgtgtgtgtgtgtgtgtgtgtgtgtgtgtgtgtgtgtgtgtgtgtgtaaattcttaATCCCCCAGAGATTTATCGACATGCTGAAGATTGACATTGAAGTCTCAGAATGGGAAGCCGTTCGACATATGCTGGACTCGGGGATTCTGACGTAAGTTTAAGgcagtgcgtttgtgcatgcgtatatgtgcGCACATAtgcagtgtgtttgtgcgcgcgcgcgcgcgtgcgtgcgtgagtgtgtgtgtgtgtgtgtgtgtgtgtgtgtgtgtgtgtgtgtgtgtgccccccctccCAAACGACAATAGCAACAACTTAAGTTTCAGTAGTTTCTGTCGTCTTTTCTTGTCATTTaagtcatttatttttatttttctttgcgaTTAGAGCTGGATTTTCATATGAagttcgaagaaaaaaaaagaaaaaaaagaaagaagctgaCAAGTTGTTGCACGAACTATCTGTATACACCCGATACATTTCAAGGGTTGTTTTGTCGTCCATCCTCATCGTGTGTCGTCAATGTTACGTTTGTCATCACTTTGTCATCACTTTGTCATCACTTCCATCCACATCACCAACTGACTGTGTCTTCCACTATCGCAGTCAGGTGAAGCAGTTTGTCGTGGAATGGCACATCTTCCCGGACATGCCTCCCAGGGAAAGATTTCAGCAGCTGATCAAGGTGCTGAGCGATTTGGAGCGGGCGGGGTTTAAGCCCATGGGAAGACACGCGCATCCTTTGGATCGTCACTGGGAGCTATTGAATATACAGAGCGACGTCTCTTATGTCAACACGCACTTTGCTAAACCTTGACACAGAGGTCTGCGCCTGTCATCGTACTGTTCACaggtataataatgatgatgatgatgataataataatcataaacaacaacaacgacgacaatgaagatgatgatgatgataaacactaCAACTATTGCTACtgtaacaacgacgatgacgactttcttttttttttttttttttttttttaaattctgggaTTTGTCATCACTCTTGATTCAACAACATAGCGTAAAGTTTcagtctgtttctcaaggaggagtcactgcgttcggaaaaaaaatccatacgCTACAactgcatctgcttggcagatttctggccagcagcataacccaacgcgccgagtcaagctttgagtgcatgcataatttaTATATCTATGTAGCTATCGGTGGATTTCGTCCATGGAagttagccagaggacaacactcgtttgccatgggttctctttcagtgcgccaagtgtgtgccgcacactggacctcgtttttatcgtctcctcccgacgggcgcaatagccgagtggttaaagcgttggactgtcagtctgagggtcccgggttcgaatcacggtgacggcgcctggtgggtaaagggtggagatttttacgatctcccaggtcaacatatagtgcctgaaccctcttcgtgtgtatacacaggcagaagatcaaatacgcacgttaaagatcctcttaaagatcctgtaatccatgtcagcgttcggtgggttatggaaacaagaacatacccagcatgcacacccccgaaaacggagtatggctgcctacatggcggggtaaaaacggtcatacacgtaaaagcccactcgtgtacatacgagtgaacgcacaagaagaagaagaaatcgtctCCTCCCAGGGACTGgatgctgagtttgattttccagtcacacctgGGAGAAAAGAGCTTGAGTGGGCttgagtgggattcgaacccagaccctcacggactctcagtATTGACaaatgagcatcttaaccattctgcccgtGCGCAAAGAACAGATCCAAATGGATATACACAGTAGAGATTTGACAATACTAAAAtggctgtctttttcttcttcgatgGCCTTATTGaattgtgtatacatacatataagaataagaataagaataactttattatctccaactggagaaatttggtcaggtgcattatcacaacatagacaagtaaacaacatggggaccataactgcaaaagtcaacaacagcttttacgaatatcacgaagacacaaatgtaaaaaatatcacatacaccgtttcatacatacatccacacactgcaggtaataactggtattcttaatgtaaaaacagaaagaattaagaaacattattttgaatataattataagcatagcctactgtattgcacattgattataatagacagataagataagaataaatggccttagtggtcggcgaggctctaagcaccataatttcatttcatttcagataagaataaagataaattgcggaaaaccacaaccagataatcagcacacacccgcaccccccacccccccccccccccccccccccccacacacacacacggtttacttgattgaacaagagtaataaacatatgttctcaaataaaagcatttcacatattcgcttttaaaacattgcaattaatacGTATGATcgtacatgtgtatgtaattttgatgttgctgctaTGAATtggatttttcctgtttttttctcttcatgattGATTTTCTTGCCCAAAGAGCCGGATGTAAAGAAAcacattgtgcttactcctttacacTCTTAAAAGttcgtgattttttgtttgtttgtttgtttttttgcccataGGGCTGGATATAAAGAAGcacattgtgcttactcctttactctCTTAAAAGTTCGTGattttcttgcccagagggccggatgtaaagaagcacattgtgcttactcctttactctCTTAAAAGTTCGTGattttcttgcccagagggccggatgtaaagaagcacattgtgcttactcctttaccctcttaaaaGTTCGTGATTTTCTTGCCCATAGGGCCGGATGTAAAGAAGcacattgtgcttactcctttactctCTTAAAAGTTCATGATTTTCTTCCCCATAGGGCCGGATGTAAAGAAAcacattgtgcttactcctttgcCCTCTTAAAAGTTCGTGATTTTCTTGCCCAGAGTGCCGGATGTAAAGAAGcacattgtgcttactcctttgcCCTCTTAAAAGTtcgtgattttttccccccatagggccggatgtaaagaagcacattgtgcttactcctttaccctcttaaaaGTTTGTGATTTTCTTGCCCAGAGTGCCGGATGTAAAGAAGcacattgtgcttactcctttaccctcttaaaagttcgtgatttttttttttttttgcccctagGGCCGGATATAAAGAAGcacattgtgcttactcctttatcCTCTTAAAAGTTCGTGattttcttgcccagagggccggatataaagaagcacattgtgcttactcctttaccttcATAAAAGTTCGTGATTTTCTTGCTCACAGGGCCGGATGTAAAGAAGcacattgtgcttactcctttaccctcttaaaagttcgtgattttttttttttttttttgcccctagGGTCGGTTATAAAGAAGcacattgtgcttactccttcACCCTCTTAAAAGTTCGTGATTTTCTTGCCCAGAGTGCCGGATGTAAAGAAAcacattgtgcttactcctttaccctcttaaaagttcgtgatttttttttttttttttttgcccctagGGCCGGATATAAAGAAGcacattgtgcttactccttcACCCTCTTAAAAGTTCGTGATTTTCTTGCCCAGAGTGCCGGATGTAAAGAAGcacattgtgcttactccttcACCCTCTTAAAAGTTCGTGATTTTCTTGCCCAGAGTGCCGGATGTAAAGAAGcacattgtgcttactcctttaccctcttaaaagttcgtgatttttttttttttttgcccctagGGCCGGATATAAAGAAGcacattgtgcttactcctttaccctcttaaaaGTTCGTGattttcttgcccagagggccggatataaagaagcacattgtgcttactcctttaccctcataAAAGTTCGTGATTTTCTTGCTCACAGGGCCGGATGTAAAGAAGcacattgtgcttactcctttgcCCTCTTAAAAGTTCGTGATTTTCTTGCCCATATGGCCGGATGTAAAGAAGcacattgtgcttactcctttaccctcttaaaagttcgttcgttagttcgccTCCTCTCCtttgcctcctcccccctcctcctcttttagTGAAGACTTTTGATAACttctgtttaacttttttttcaggAGAGAAACGGGGTGCTCTGCCAGAAATGTTGGAATAAtgggaagtctttttttttttttttttttttttttttgctgactggTTGATTGGCTTTGCGAGTGCTTGACATTAAAAACAATGTATGGACTatcctgggttttttttgtgttttgttttgttttgttttgtttttttcaattatatttGATGTATTATGTTGGCGATGATCTTCATTTCCTTTCATGCCTTGAATCTTCGGCGTTTGATATTGCTGAATTGGGTTACTGTTCCAGCAAGTTAGTGAACAACTTCAGTTGTCATTGCCTCAGCTAGGACATGGTTTGTTGCACTAGAAATGGTGCTATTGACGTTTAATCATTTTGTTTATAGTTTTTATCCATTGTTGGCCTTAttctcagacgggcgcaatagccgagtggttaaagcgttggactgtcaatccgagggtcccgggttcgaatcacggtgacggcgcctggtgggtaaagggtggagatttttacgatctcccaggtca
The DNA window shown above is from Babylonia areolata isolate BAREFJ2019XMU chromosome 29, ASM4173473v1, whole genome shotgun sequence and carries:
- the LOC143274586 gene encoding putative methyltransferase-like protein 24 is translated as MKMFHSRAVVPGLAMLTLVALLLVTWTRTATWHPLVPFCAMPSCNCTMPFDARAYNKSDPLAGSAPVLETVEEQKIAARTLERLLLNDTVDQKRVCRNVQRLNIRTYCLDTGFQVAPPCLVYSFGINYDFHFDDHWGQKGCDVFSFDPSMKTPDHRRSPNVMFYKIGLGGVDTDAFVPRRNMYVTKETTWKMRTLKSLVTTLDHTNRFIDMLKIDIEVSEWEAVRHMLDSGILTQVKQFVVEWHIFPDMPPRERFQQLIKVLSDLERAGFKPMGRHAHPLDRHWELLNIQSDVSYVNTHFAKP